Proteins encoded together in one Deltaproteobacteria bacterium window:
- a CDS encoding amidohydrolase translates to MAREERSADLMISGGMVLTMNNKHEIIEKGAVAIKGNRILAVGRAAELQETVAAGALLEAANCLIMPGLINLHTHAPMVLFRGLADDLPLQTWLQEHIFPAEAAYINEESVYWGTLLAIVEMIRGGTTTFCDGYFCVDGAARALLAGGIRGVLSQGVIDLPAPGVPDPSRNLQVAESFLRRWQGVSSRLAPGLFCHSTSTCATETLRDAKSLCREAGLLLQIHLAETRTEVEETEKRHGFRPVYLLHKLGILDSSTLCHHSVWLTEEEVDVLASSGVGVSHNPESNMKLASGVAPLPRLLAAGVKVGLGTDGSASNNDLDMFGEMDNAAKLHKVWHGDPALCPAMEVVQMATCKGAAALGMAVEIGSLEEGKLADIITIDLEQPHLTPLYEPCSHLVYSARGSDVRDVIVDGTVLMRERQLLSLDEEEAMARVRQIAARIKTP, encoded by the coding sequence ATGGCTAGAGAAGAGAGGTCGGCAGACCTGATGATCAGCGGCGGCATGGTCCTCACCATGAACAACAAGCATGAGATCATCGAAAAGGGAGCCGTGGCCATCAAGGGCAACAGGATTCTGGCAGTGGGAAGGGCGGCGGAGCTCCAGGAGACTGTGGCTGCGGGGGCCCTGCTGGAGGCGGCCAACTGCCTGATAATGCCTGGTCTGATCAACCTGCACACCCACGCCCCCATGGTACTTTTTCGAGGTCTGGCGGACGACCTTCCCCTGCAGACCTGGCTGCAGGAGCACATCTTTCCGGCTGAAGCGGCATACATCAACGAGGAGTCGGTCTACTGGGGCACCCTCCTTGCCATAGTGGAGATGATCAGAGGCGGCACCACCACTTTTTGCGACGGCTACTTTTGCGTGGACGGCGCTGCCAGGGCTCTCCTTGCCGGCGGCATTCGCGGCGTGCTCTCTCAGGGAGTCATAGACCTGCCGGCGCCGGGTGTACCTGACCCGAGCAGAAATCTTCAGGTGGCAGAGAGTTTTCTGCGCCGCTGGCAGGGAGTAAGTAGCAGATTGGCCCCGGGCTTATTCTGCCACTCAACTTCCACCTGCGCCACGGAGACCTTGAGAGATGCCAAGAGTTTGTGCAGAGAGGCTGGCCTGCTTCTGCAGATTCACCTGGCGGAGACCAGGACTGAGGTGGAGGAAACGGAGAAGCGGCATGGCTTCAGGCCGGTATACCTCCTGCACAAACTGGGTATTCTGGACAGCAGCACCCTTTGCCATCATTCGGTCTGGCTGACAGAGGAGGAAGTGGACGTATTGGCCAGTTCGGGGGTGGGAGTCTCTCACAATCCGGAAAGCAATATGAAGCTGGCCTCAGGGGTTGCTCCGCTGCCCCGCCTGCTGGCAGCTGGAGTCAAAGTTGGCCTGGGCACGGACGGCAGCGCCAGCAACAATGATCTTGACATGTTTGGTGAAATGGACAACGCGGCCAAGCTCCACAAGGTATGGCACGGCGACCCTGCTCTGTGTCCTGCCATGGAAGTGGTGCAGATGGCGACCTGCAAAGGAGCTGCCGCCCTGGGGATGGCTGTTGAGATCGGCAGTCTGGAAGAGGGAAAACTGGCGGACATCATTACCATAGACCTGGAGCAGCCGCACCTGACTCCTCTGTATGAACCCTGCTCGCATCTGGTGTACAGCGCCAGGGGCAGTGATGTGCGCGATGTGATCGTGGACGGCACAGTCCTCATGCGCGAGCGGCAGCTGCTGTCCCTCGACGAGGAAGAGGCCATGGCCAGGGTGCGGCAGATTGCTGCAAGGATCAAGACACCTTAA
- a CDS encoding amidohydrolase yields MKSPVKDAISADLLVHNALVLTMNEKDEIIEPGAVAICGEDIVWVGPDEACPGGVEAEQRIDMQGGLIMPGLINGHTHAAMTCFRGLADDLPLSVWLNEHIFPAEKNLSEHLVYYGSLLACAEMILGGTTTFCDMYLFEEQVARAARDAGIRALVGEVLYDFPSPNYGPPEKGLAYTRDLIARWQQEPLISVAVEPHGVYTCSPDLLRSCLEIAAECQVPMIIHLSESADEVRQVKERYGVSPVQHLANLGLLGPHLIADHCVVLSEEEIELLAQEDVRVVHNPQSNMKLASGVAPVPELLRHGVTVGLGTDGCASNNNLDMLEEMDTAAKLHKVKRRDPGVMPARTVVHLATRDGARVLGMADSVGTLEPGKKADMIGVDLNRPHLTPLYDPYSHLVYAVAAADVNLTIINGRVVMRHRQVLTFEVEQIMAEVRRLARQIKP; encoded by the coding sequence ATGAAATCGCCCGTGAAAGATGCCATTTCTGCTGATCTCCTGGTTCATAACGCCCTGGTTCTGACCATGAATGAAAAAGATGAGATCATCGAGCCCGGGGCTGTTGCCATCTGTGGAGAGGATATCGTCTGGGTCGGCCCTGATGAGGCCTGCCCCGGAGGAGTCGAAGCAGAACAGAGGATAGATATGCAGGGGGGGCTCATCATGCCGGGTCTGATCAATGGTCACACCCATGCGGCAATGACCTGTTTTCGTGGGCTGGCTGATGATCTGCCCCTGTCGGTGTGGCTCAATGAACACATCTTTCCAGCAGAAAAGAATCTCAGTGAACACCTGGTGTATTACGGCAGCCTGCTGGCCTGTGCTGAAATGATTCTGGGAGGCACCACAACGTTCTGCGACATGTACCTGTTTGAGGAGCAGGTGGCAAGGGCTGCTCGCGACGCCGGCATACGGGCTCTGGTAGGAGAGGTTCTCTATGACTTTCCTTCACCCAATTACGGTCCCCCAGAAAAGGGTCTGGCTTACACCAGGGATCTAATTGCCAGATGGCAGCAGGAGCCGCTCATCTCCGTGGCTGTAGAGCCTCATGGGGTGTATACCTGTTCGCCTGATCTGCTGCGGAGCTGCCTGGAGATTGCAGCGGAGTGTCAGGTGCCAATGATTATCCATCTCTCCGAGTCGGCAGACGAGGTCAGGCAGGTAAAGGAGCGTTACGGAGTCTCGCCAGTGCAGCACCTGGCGAATCTCGGACTTCTGGGCCCCCACCTGATCGCGGACCACTGTGTTGTGCTCTCGGAAGAGGAGATTGAACTGCTGGCCCAGGAAGATGTGCGGGTAGTACACAACCCCCAGAGCAACATGAAGCTGGCCTCGGGGGTGGCGCCGGTGCCGGAGTTGTTGCGGCACGGCGTCACAGTGGGACTGGGCACCGACGGCTGTGCCAGCAACAATAACCTGGACATGCTGGAAGAGATGGATACAGCTGCCAAACTGCACAAGGTGAAGAGGCGGGATCCTGGAGTGATGCCGGCAAGAACAGTGGTCCATCTTGCTACGCGAGACGGGGCCAGGGTGCTGGGGATGGCAGATTCAGTGGGAACCCTGGAGCCTGGCAAGAAAGCTGATATGATTGGCGTGGACCTGAACAGACCCCACCTTACTCCGCTCTACGATCCCTATTCCCATCTGGTTTATGCTGTGGCAGCTGCTGATGTGAATCTCACCATAATAAATGGCAGGGTGGTAATGCGCCATCGCCAAGTGCTGACCTTTGAGGTGGAGCAGATCATGGCAGAGGTTCGCCGCCTTGCCAGGCAGATCAAACCGTGA